From Channa argus isolate prfri chromosome 21, Channa argus male v1.0, whole genome shotgun sequence, one genomic window encodes:
- the brd1a gene encoding bromodomain-containing protein 1 isoform X1, protein MLQLIDRSNAEMAATTEFTILDNLNFVSFVFGQKLKIIVYPSFAAIYIIIKYYFILVREVNRMSALSVLLLLECETSSRSVRMKKKARQHRVAVPHRPPSPIKPSPNKQILTYAQAQRMVELEIDGRIHRISIYDKLDVISDDDPMVQEMMECTSNKENAEKPQQQVLLRSVRLKNNQEKRNAALGITGHGEGGGHHASGNVGPKLPEPKFRTVEYNLPAVPKLPAAYYKYTEKTDEELDEETEYDMDEEDYAWLDLVNEKRRSEGVSQVSHNVFEFLIDRFEKELYLENLDQGSKKQAPIDDDAVCCICVDGECHNSNAILFCDMCNVAVHQECYGVPYIPEGQWLCRHCLQSPTQPADCILCPNKGGAVKKTDDERWGHVVCALWVPEVGFSNTTFIEPINGVSHIPPARWKLTCYLCKEKGVGACIQCHKANCYTAFHVSCAQKAGLFMKMEPITEVTETGETTISVKKTAYCGAHTPTGCVRRPLSIYDDPKPKNGLCKKMDKGRVAVKGQSKGKQKKRSKKPELEVETEAETPAVVPNFPAHRLQTILNQVSVQKKKAFVELVLNYWTLKRQSRNGLPLIRRLQAKLQSQKNAQPVCSSRQSEEESRALKDQLKEWHRLRHDLERARLLLELIRKREKLKREEIKLQETLLEMQLTPFSILLRALLDQLQTKDQARIFAQPVDINEVPDYLDHIKHPMDFSTMRQRIDAQGYNNFDQFENDFNLIVDNCMKYNSKDTYFYRAAVRLRDQGGVLLRKARRDVEKIGFDTENGMHLAEAPKIVASPSFSWEVVDRILVPANREHLSLDKQLQQLLEKFDLTCAMKSSPSRSKRLKLLKKTINDVRNEMSLKRVLPSHHHSSSSSTLGSSSSASSHPDLGGNKEERLKPNGQFPDDEGDKSLPPKLEPSDSIPPLIHSDTDPEPPTLKPIDAALDCEDKPHSKRVKFDADIPDLFSPAPRLNGHSHDNMENSLLDGDVSVVATSTLAEPTGTVNRRTAVLFRKSKAASPQKLPRNGDEGSDNVDTKEGNEEEDEDDAQLGSKSFLSVVIPRLETLLHSKKRKHSGSRDNEEEDGEGEHEEEEESRGKGVDTGLSGGFLELEESKGLEDTSRPSRPVEPRRRCASESSISSCSSLPGSTSTILSLPKCGKGKPALVRRNTVDDKSELIACIETGNFAKAARIAAEVGNSNIWMPASAATVALEPLKLVWAKCSGYPSYPALIIDPHMPRVNCQHNGVSIPVPPMDVLRIGEQMQYKSEEKLYLVLFFDNKRSWQWLPRSKMVPLGMDKTIDKIKMMEGRTSSIRKAVQIAFSRAMNHLSIVQDEPVSDLSDVD, encoded by the exons ATGCTTCAGCTCATTGACAGAAGTAACGCAGAGATGGCTGCTACAACAGAGTTTACTATATTAGACAACCTTAactttgtcagttttgtttttgggcaaaaactgaaaataatagtCTACCCTAGTTTTGCTGccatatatataataataaagtattatttCATTTTGGTGAGGGAAGTCAACAGAATGTCAGCTTTGTCCGTCCTATTGCTGTTAGAATGTGAAACAT CATCACGGAGTGTCAGGATGAAGAAGAAAGCTCGGCAGCACCGGGTTGCGGTGCCGCACAGGCCGCCGTCTCCCATCAAGCCATCCCCCAACAAGCAGATCTTGACTTACGCCCAGGCGCAACGCATGGTGGAGCTAGAGATTGACGGCCGTATCCATCGGATCAGCATATATGACAAACTTGATGTGATCTCTGATGATGACCCCATGGTGCAGGAGATGATGGAGTGTACGAGCAATAAAGAGAATGCTGAGAAACCACAGCAACAGGTGCTCCTGAGATCAGTCAGGCTAAAAAACAACCAAGAGAAGAGAAATGCTGCATTGGGCATCACAGGTCACGGAGAGGGAGGGGGACATCACGCCAGTGGTAATGTTGGTCCAAAGCTTCCAGAACCGAAGTTCCGTACAGTGGAGTATAACCTTCCTGCAGTTCCTAAGCTTCCAGCTGCCTATTATAAATACACAGAGAAGACTGATGAAGAGCTCGATGAGGAAACAGAATATGATATGGATGAAGAAGATTATGCCTGGTTGGATTTGGTCAACGAAAAACGACGAAGCGAAGGGGTCAGTCAGGTCTCCCACAATGTATTTGAGTTCCTTATTGATCGCTTTGAAAAGGAGCTTTACCTGGAGAATCTGGATCAAGGGAGTAAAAAGCAGGCTCCTATTGATGATGATGCTGTTTGCTGCATCTGTGTGGATGGAGAGTGTCACAACAGCaatgctattttattttgtgatatgTGTAATGTGGCTGTACATCAGGAATGCTATGGTGTGCCCTACATCCCTGAAGGCCAGTGGCTTTGCAGACACTGTCTACAGTCACCCACCCAGCCTGCAGACTGCATCCTGTGTCCCAACAAGGGTGGAGCAGTAAAAAAGACAGACGATGAACGCTGGGGCCATGTTGTGTGTGCCCTATGGGTCCCTGAGGTTGGCTTCTCCAACACCACCTTCATCGAACCCATAAATGGTGTCAGCCACATTCCTCCGGCCCGCTGGAAGCTCACCTGCTACCTCTGTAAAGAGAAAGGTGTTGGGGCATGTATTCAATGCCACAAAGCCAACTGCTACACTGCCTTTCATGTCAGCTGTGCCCAGAAGGCTGGCCTCTTTATGAAGATGGAACCAATCACTGAGGTAACGGAAACAGGAGAGACAACCATCTCTGTGAAAAAGACTGCCTACTGTGGAGCTCACACACCTACTGGCTGTGTAAGGAGGCCGCTTTCAATTTATGATGATCCAAAACCCAAAAATGGACTATGTAAAAAAATGGACAAGGGTAGAGTTGCTGTTAAAGGACAGTCAAAAGgaaagcagaagaagaggagtAAGAAGCCCGAACTTGAAGTTGAAACTGAAGCTGAGACCCCTGCTGTTGTGCCTAATTTTCCTGCCCACAG GTTACAAACCATTTTGAACCAGGTGTCAGTCcagaaaaagaaagcatttgTGGAGCTGGTCCTAAATTACTGGACACTAAAGAGGCAATCTAGGAATGGTCTTCCTCTCATCAGGCGACTTCAGGCAAAACTGCAGTCTCAGAAGAATGCCCAACCGGTTTGTTCATCT AGGCAGAGTGAGGAGGAAAGCAGGGCATTAAAAGACCAATTGAAAGAATGGCACCGTCTTCGTCACGACCTGGAAAGAGCCCGGCTGCTGTTGGAGTTAATCCGTAAGAGAGAGAAGCTCAAGAGGGAAGAG ATTAAACTGCAGGAGACCCTATTAGAGATGCAGCTgactcccttcagtattttgctcagAGCTCTCTTGGACCAGCTCCAGACAAAAGACCAGGCCAGGATCTTTGCTCAGCCAGTTGATATCAATGAG GTTCCTGACTACCTCGACCACATCAAGCATCCAATGGACTTTTCCACCATGCGCCAGCGCATAGACGCCCAGGGCTACAACAACTTTgatcagtttgagaatgacttcAACCTCATAGTTGACAATTGCATGAAGTATAACTCTAAGGACACATATTTCTACCGGGCTGCTGTTCGTCTTCGAGACCAGGGCGGCGTCCTGCTTAGAAAAGCCCGGCGTGATGTGGAGAAAATTGGCTTTGACACAGAAAATGGCATGCATCTGGCGGAGGCTCCTAAAATCGTAGCATCACCATCCTTTTCTTGGGAAGTGG TGGACCGCATACTTGTGCCAGCCAATCGGGAGCATCTGTCTCTGGacaagcagctgcagcaacTACTGGAAAAGTTCGACCTCACCTGTGCCATGAAGTCCAGCCCCTCCCGCAGCAAGCGCCTCAAGCTGCTCAAAAAGACTATCAATGATGTTCGCAATGAAATGAGCTTAAAAAGAGTCTTGCCCTCCCACCaccattcttcttcttcatctacATTAGGATCATCTTCATCCGCTTCCTCCCATCCAGACCTGGGTGGAAATAAAGAAGAAAGGCTAAAGCCCAATGGACAGTTCCCAGATGATGAGG GAGACAAGTCTCTTCCTCCTAAATTGGAGCCTTCAGACTCTATACCTCCCCTTATCCACTCAGACACAGATCCTGAGCCCCCTACCCTCAAACCTATTGATGCTGCCCTAGACTGCGAAGACAAGCCTCACAGCAAGCGAGTCAAGTTTGATGCCGACATACCTGACCTGTTCTCCCCTGCTCCCCGCCTCAATGGCCACTCTCACGATAACATGGAGAACTCTTTGCTGGATGGAGACGTGAGCGTGGTGGCCACGTCCACCCTTGCAGAGCCCACAGGCACTGTTAACCGTCGGACTGCCGTGCTCTTTCGCAAATCGAAGGCTGCTAGCCCTCAGAAGCTTCCAAGGAATGGTGATGAGGGTTCTGACAATGTCGACACGAAAGAGGGCAacgaggaggaagatgaagatgatgcACAGCTGGGCTCCAAGTCATTCCTATCAGTGGTCATACCCCGGCTGGAGACGCTGCTTCACAGCAAGAAGAGGAAGCATAGCGGTAGTAGAGAcaatgaggaagaggatggagagggagagcatgaagaggaggaagagtctCGTGGTAAAGGAGTTGACACTG GCCTATCTGGTGGTTTTCTAGAACTGGAGGAGTCAAAGGGTCTAGAAGATACCAGTAGACCCAGTAGACCTGTCGAACCACGGAGACGCTGTGCCTCAGAATCCTCCATCTCCTCATGTAGCAGTCTGCCAGGAAGCAccag cACTATTCTCAGTCTTCCAAAATGTGGGAAGGGAAAACCTGCCTTGGTCCGGAGAAACACTGTGGATGATAAGAGCGAATTAATCGCTTGCATCGAAACTGGGAATTTTGCAAAAGCTGCACGAATCGCTGCTG AGGTTGGCAACAGCAATATTTGGATGCCCGCTAGTGCTGCAACAGTTGCATTGGAACCCTTAAAACTAGTTTGGGCCAAGTGTAGTGGATACCCCTCCTACCCTGCCTTg ATCATCGACCCCCACATGCCGCGTGTGAACTGCCAACACAATGGGGTGTCCATCCCCGTGCCCCCCATGGACGTGCTCCGCATTGGAGAACAGATGCAGTACAAATCAGAAGAGAAACTCTACCTCGTCCTCTTTTTCGACAACAAGCGCAGCTG GCAGTGGCTTCCTAGATCCAAGATGGTTCCTTTGGGCATGGACAAGACTATAGACAAGATCAAAATGATGGAGGGACGCACATCCAGTATTCGCAAGGCTGTCCAGATCGCCTTCAGCCGTGCCATGAACCACCTGAGCATAGTGCAGGATGAGCCAGTCAGCGACCTCAGTGATGTGGACTGA
- the brd1a gene encoding bromodomain-containing protein 1 isoform X2, whose product MLQLIDRSNAEMAATTEFTILDNLNFVSFVFGQKLKIIVYPSFAAIYIIIKYYFILVREVNRMSALSVLLLLECETSSRSVRMKKKARQHRVAVPHRPPSPIKPSPNKQILTYAQAQRMVELEIDGRIHRISIYDKLDVISDDDPMVQEMMECTSNKENAEKPQQQVLLRSVRLKNNQEKRNAALGITGHGEGGGHHASGNVGPKLPEPKFRTVEYNLPAVPKLPAAYYKYTEKTDEELDEETEYDMDEEDYAWLDLVNEKRRSEGVSQVSHNVFEFLIDRFEKELYLENLDQGSKKQAPIDDDAVCCICVDGECHNSNAILFCDMCNVAVHQECYGVPYIPEGQWLCRHCLQSPTQPADCILCPNKGGAVKKTDDERWGHVVCALWVPEVGFSNTTFIEPINGVSHIPPARWKLTCYLCKEKGVGACIQCHKANCYTAFHVSCAQKAGLFMKMEPITEVTETGETTISVKKTAYCGAHTPTGCVRRPLSIYDDPKPKNGLCKKMDKGRVAVKGQSKGKQKKRSKKPELEVETEAETPAVVPNFPAHRLQTILNQVSVQKKKAFVELVLNYWTLKRQSRNGLPLIRRLQAKLQSQKNAQPRQSEEESRALKDQLKEWHRLRHDLERARLLLELIRKREKLKREEIKLQETLLEMQLTPFSILLRALLDQLQTKDQARIFAQPVDINEVPDYLDHIKHPMDFSTMRQRIDAQGYNNFDQFENDFNLIVDNCMKYNSKDTYFYRAAVRLRDQGGVLLRKARRDVEKIGFDTENGMHLAEAPKIVASPSFSWEVVDRILVPANREHLSLDKQLQQLLEKFDLTCAMKSSPSRSKRLKLLKKTINDVRNEMSLKRVLPSHHHSSSSSTLGSSSSASSHPDLGGNKEERLKPNGQFPDDEGDKSLPPKLEPSDSIPPLIHSDTDPEPPTLKPIDAALDCEDKPHSKRVKFDADIPDLFSPAPRLNGHSHDNMENSLLDGDVSVVATSTLAEPTGTVNRRTAVLFRKSKAASPQKLPRNGDEGSDNVDTKEGNEEEDEDDAQLGSKSFLSVVIPRLETLLHSKKRKHSGSRDNEEEDGEGEHEEEEESRGKGVDTGLSGGFLELEESKGLEDTSRPSRPVEPRRRCASESSISSCSSLPGSTSTILSLPKCGKGKPALVRRNTVDDKSELIACIETGNFAKAARIAAEVGNSNIWMPASAATVALEPLKLVWAKCSGYPSYPALIIDPHMPRVNCQHNGVSIPVPPMDVLRIGEQMQYKSEEKLYLVLFFDNKRSWQWLPRSKMVPLGMDKTIDKIKMMEGRTSSIRKAVQIAFSRAMNHLSIVQDEPVSDLSDVD is encoded by the exons ATGCTTCAGCTCATTGACAGAAGTAACGCAGAGATGGCTGCTACAACAGAGTTTACTATATTAGACAACCTTAactttgtcagttttgtttttgggcaaaaactgaaaataatagtCTACCCTAGTTTTGCTGccatatatataataataaagtattatttCATTTTGGTGAGGGAAGTCAACAGAATGTCAGCTTTGTCCGTCCTATTGCTGTTAGAATGTGAAACAT CATCACGGAGTGTCAGGATGAAGAAGAAAGCTCGGCAGCACCGGGTTGCGGTGCCGCACAGGCCGCCGTCTCCCATCAAGCCATCCCCCAACAAGCAGATCTTGACTTACGCCCAGGCGCAACGCATGGTGGAGCTAGAGATTGACGGCCGTATCCATCGGATCAGCATATATGACAAACTTGATGTGATCTCTGATGATGACCCCATGGTGCAGGAGATGATGGAGTGTACGAGCAATAAAGAGAATGCTGAGAAACCACAGCAACAGGTGCTCCTGAGATCAGTCAGGCTAAAAAACAACCAAGAGAAGAGAAATGCTGCATTGGGCATCACAGGTCACGGAGAGGGAGGGGGACATCACGCCAGTGGTAATGTTGGTCCAAAGCTTCCAGAACCGAAGTTCCGTACAGTGGAGTATAACCTTCCTGCAGTTCCTAAGCTTCCAGCTGCCTATTATAAATACACAGAGAAGACTGATGAAGAGCTCGATGAGGAAACAGAATATGATATGGATGAAGAAGATTATGCCTGGTTGGATTTGGTCAACGAAAAACGACGAAGCGAAGGGGTCAGTCAGGTCTCCCACAATGTATTTGAGTTCCTTATTGATCGCTTTGAAAAGGAGCTTTACCTGGAGAATCTGGATCAAGGGAGTAAAAAGCAGGCTCCTATTGATGATGATGCTGTTTGCTGCATCTGTGTGGATGGAGAGTGTCACAACAGCaatgctattttattttgtgatatgTGTAATGTGGCTGTACATCAGGAATGCTATGGTGTGCCCTACATCCCTGAAGGCCAGTGGCTTTGCAGACACTGTCTACAGTCACCCACCCAGCCTGCAGACTGCATCCTGTGTCCCAACAAGGGTGGAGCAGTAAAAAAGACAGACGATGAACGCTGGGGCCATGTTGTGTGTGCCCTATGGGTCCCTGAGGTTGGCTTCTCCAACACCACCTTCATCGAACCCATAAATGGTGTCAGCCACATTCCTCCGGCCCGCTGGAAGCTCACCTGCTACCTCTGTAAAGAGAAAGGTGTTGGGGCATGTATTCAATGCCACAAAGCCAACTGCTACACTGCCTTTCATGTCAGCTGTGCCCAGAAGGCTGGCCTCTTTATGAAGATGGAACCAATCACTGAGGTAACGGAAACAGGAGAGACAACCATCTCTGTGAAAAAGACTGCCTACTGTGGAGCTCACACACCTACTGGCTGTGTAAGGAGGCCGCTTTCAATTTATGATGATCCAAAACCCAAAAATGGACTATGTAAAAAAATGGACAAGGGTAGAGTTGCTGTTAAAGGACAGTCAAAAGgaaagcagaagaagaggagtAAGAAGCCCGAACTTGAAGTTGAAACTGAAGCTGAGACCCCTGCTGTTGTGCCTAATTTTCCTGCCCACAG GTTACAAACCATTTTGAACCAGGTGTCAGTCcagaaaaagaaagcatttgTGGAGCTGGTCCTAAATTACTGGACACTAAAGAGGCAATCTAGGAATGGTCTTCCTCTCATCAGGCGACTTCAGGCAAAACTGCAGTCTCAGAAGAATGCCCAACCG AGGCAGAGTGAGGAGGAAAGCAGGGCATTAAAAGACCAATTGAAAGAATGGCACCGTCTTCGTCACGACCTGGAAAGAGCCCGGCTGCTGTTGGAGTTAATCCGTAAGAGAGAGAAGCTCAAGAGGGAAGAG ATTAAACTGCAGGAGACCCTATTAGAGATGCAGCTgactcccttcagtattttgctcagAGCTCTCTTGGACCAGCTCCAGACAAAAGACCAGGCCAGGATCTTTGCTCAGCCAGTTGATATCAATGAG GTTCCTGACTACCTCGACCACATCAAGCATCCAATGGACTTTTCCACCATGCGCCAGCGCATAGACGCCCAGGGCTACAACAACTTTgatcagtttgagaatgacttcAACCTCATAGTTGACAATTGCATGAAGTATAACTCTAAGGACACATATTTCTACCGGGCTGCTGTTCGTCTTCGAGACCAGGGCGGCGTCCTGCTTAGAAAAGCCCGGCGTGATGTGGAGAAAATTGGCTTTGACACAGAAAATGGCATGCATCTGGCGGAGGCTCCTAAAATCGTAGCATCACCATCCTTTTCTTGGGAAGTGG TGGACCGCATACTTGTGCCAGCCAATCGGGAGCATCTGTCTCTGGacaagcagctgcagcaacTACTGGAAAAGTTCGACCTCACCTGTGCCATGAAGTCCAGCCCCTCCCGCAGCAAGCGCCTCAAGCTGCTCAAAAAGACTATCAATGATGTTCGCAATGAAATGAGCTTAAAAAGAGTCTTGCCCTCCCACCaccattcttcttcttcatctacATTAGGATCATCTTCATCCGCTTCCTCCCATCCAGACCTGGGTGGAAATAAAGAAGAAAGGCTAAAGCCCAATGGACAGTTCCCAGATGATGAGG GAGACAAGTCTCTTCCTCCTAAATTGGAGCCTTCAGACTCTATACCTCCCCTTATCCACTCAGACACAGATCCTGAGCCCCCTACCCTCAAACCTATTGATGCTGCCCTAGACTGCGAAGACAAGCCTCACAGCAAGCGAGTCAAGTTTGATGCCGACATACCTGACCTGTTCTCCCCTGCTCCCCGCCTCAATGGCCACTCTCACGATAACATGGAGAACTCTTTGCTGGATGGAGACGTGAGCGTGGTGGCCACGTCCACCCTTGCAGAGCCCACAGGCACTGTTAACCGTCGGACTGCCGTGCTCTTTCGCAAATCGAAGGCTGCTAGCCCTCAGAAGCTTCCAAGGAATGGTGATGAGGGTTCTGACAATGTCGACACGAAAGAGGGCAacgaggaggaagatgaagatgatgcACAGCTGGGCTCCAAGTCATTCCTATCAGTGGTCATACCCCGGCTGGAGACGCTGCTTCACAGCAAGAAGAGGAAGCATAGCGGTAGTAGAGAcaatgaggaagaggatggagagggagagcatgaagaggaggaagagtctCGTGGTAAAGGAGTTGACACTG GCCTATCTGGTGGTTTTCTAGAACTGGAGGAGTCAAAGGGTCTAGAAGATACCAGTAGACCCAGTAGACCTGTCGAACCACGGAGACGCTGTGCCTCAGAATCCTCCATCTCCTCATGTAGCAGTCTGCCAGGAAGCAccag cACTATTCTCAGTCTTCCAAAATGTGGGAAGGGAAAACCTGCCTTGGTCCGGAGAAACACTGTGGATGATAAGAGCGAATTAATCGCTTGCATCGAAACTGGGAATTTTGCAAAAGCTGCACGAATCGCTGCTG AGGTTGGCAACAGCAATATTTGGATGCCCGCTAGTGCTGCAACAGTTGCATTGGAACCCTTAAAACTAGTTTGGGCCAAGTGTAGTGGATACCCCTCCTACCCTGCCTTg ATCATCGACCCCCACATGCCGCGTGTGAACTGCCAACACAATGGGGTGTCCATCCCCGTGCCCCCCATGGACGTGCTCCGCATTGGAGAACAGATGCAGTACAAATCAGAAGAGAAACTCTACCTCGTCCTCTTTTTCGACAACAAGCGCAGCTG GCAGTGGCTTCCTAGATCCAAGATGGTTCCTTTGGGCATGGACAAGACTATAGACAAGATCAAAATGATGGAGGGACGCACATCCAGTATTCGCAAGGCTGTCCAGATCGCCTTCAGCCGTGCCATGAACCACCTGAGCATAGTGCAGGATGAGCCAGTCAGCGACCTCAGTGATGTGGACTGA